The segment GGACTTTTTCAATAAGTTCATTACCGTTAAACCTTATCTTATCAGAAGAAGTGCAATTCCTGACAAAGAAATGTATCAGTCACCGGAAGACAGAAGGAAATTAGATGGACTTTACGAATGTATCGCATGCGGATGCTGTTCATCTTCATGCCCTTCCTACTGGGCTGATAAGGACTATTTGGGTCCGAACGCTTTTCTGAGAGCTTACAGATATCTTGTTGACTCAAGGGATGAAGGCTCTGATGTAAGACTGCCTATTTTAAATGATAAACACGGTGTATGGAGATGTCATACCATTTACAACTGTGTTGAGGCATGCCCTAAAGAATTAAACCCTACCAAATCAATTGTGGGAATCAGAAAGATGCTAATGGAGAGACAATATTAAATAAAGAAGGCGGGCATTTAGCCCGCTTTTTTTATTAGTGAGGGAGTCAGATTGTAAAATAGTGAGATGGTAATTTGTTGAGTGTATTAGTGTTATGTATTAAGTGCTAAGTTTTAAGCACCTTATTTCACATGCAGGCAGGGCTGTTTCTCCCAGTTAATAACCACGAATAACAAAGAATAACAATAAATAACTGCTTACTTTTAATAACATTGAACGTTAAATATATCCTATTACGCGTTTCGCATCTTACTTAGAATAATATTCATTATAAGCGAATTTCTCAATATCATGGAGAAACCTTTCGTTGTATTGGTCTTTAAACTCTGAAGCCTTTTTTCTGCCCATAATCACATCAAAAAGGTCATTATCGAAAATATCGTTGAGAAATAAGTTTAACTCACTTACTTCATCGATGGTGTAATGCTCAGGAACGTATTCCAAAGCGAATTTCCTTAAAAGTAGTTCATTTTCAAGCATAGCCCTGCGGGAACAGAGAAAAACGCATCTTTTGTATTCCTTGCTT is part of the Flexistipes sp. genome and harbors:
- a CDS encoding succinate dehydrogenase iron-sulfur subunit — its product is MSKYVNIEVFRYDPEKDKEPYYETYNVEIRKEGMLMLEALNQIKWEHDTTFSFRRSCREGVCGSDGLNINGVNMLSCITKIEELGTDHITVQPLPGMKVIRDLVTDVEDFFNKFITVKPYLIRRSAIPDKEMYQSPEDRRKLDGLYECIACGCCSSSCPSYWADKDYLGPNAFLRAYRYLVDSRDEGSDVRLPILNDKHGVWRCHTIYNCVEACPKELNPTKSIVGIRKMLMERQY
- a CDS encoding FAD assembly factor SdhE codes for the protein MNDFLQSKEYKRCVFLCSRRAMLENELLLRKFALEYVPEHYTIDEVSELNLFLNDIFDNDLFDVIMGRKKASEFKDQYNERFLHDIEKFAYNEYYSK